A stretch of DNA from Cellulomonas fengjieae:
AGTGTCAGTGGTCCGTTGCACCCTGGTCCCATGATCACTCTCTCCTGCTCGTGCGGTTCCGCAGGGATCACCCGTCGTCACCCGATGCGCGGGCTGTCCGCCGACGAGCGTGCCGCGCTGATCCGCGGCGCGTTCTCCGTCAGCGGCGGCTTCCTGGCCCTCGAGGTCGACGCGTCGTGGCACCCAGGCTCCGAGGAGCCGACCGAGTCGTGCGTCGTGCTGGCGGACCTGGACTCGCTGGACGCCTCGGCGGGTCTGGACGCCGCCGGGGCCACCGCGATCCGGGACCTGCTCGAGATCGGTCACGTGCGCGGCCAGTCGCTCCCGGCGCCCGTGGAGGTCGGGTCCGTGCGGTTCCGGGTCGCACCGGCCGACGAGTTCGGCCCCGCGATGTCGTACGTGGTCACCGAGGGCACCGAGACGCTGCTCGAGGCCACCGTGCCGGTCCCGCACGAGGACCTGCTCCCCGCACTGATCGCCGTGCACCGGGAGCGGGGGTTCGAGGGGCTCACGCGCGTCGACGCGCTCGCGGCCCGCTTCGGGCTGGCGACGGCGCTCGCGCACCTGGACCAGGAGCGCTCCGCGGTCGCGTGAGGTCGTGGGCGGGACGCCCCCGCTCTGGCGGACGGGGGAAATCGCCGCGGACCGGTGGAGCGGCCGCAGCTCGTCGCCGATGACGGTGACATGCACCCGTCGCGGCCCCTGTACTGACCGGTAGCGACGGACGCGCGCGATGGACGGACCACCGTGGTTGCTGCCGGGCGACGACGTCAGGCTGCCGACCCTGTTCGGGGGCGTCATGACGGACGCGCGGGTGGACGACGAGGTCCTCGTCCGCCGGCTCCGGGCCGCCGTCGAGCTCGCCGCCGGCTGGATCGGCGTGGAGGTGACGTGGTCGGTGTGGAGCGACGACAGGCAGCGGTCGGACATCGACTGGTCGGACGAGATCTGGGCGGAGCTCCCCGGTCACCTGGACGGGATCGAGGTCCGTGGGGAGAGCACCGCCCTGCTGGGGCTGACGGACCACCCGAACCGGGAGATCGCGGTGATCACGGCCACGCTCCCGCAGTACGTGCCCGAGCTGTCCCGGGACGTCGGGCAGACGTCGGTGTGCCTGTCGGTCCAGCGCTGGGCGATGTACGGGTCGGGCGTGGACCTGCCGTGGTTCGCCGCGCCGCTCGACCGCTGGATGGTCGACACGGCGGTCGCCCTCCGGGCGGAGTCGGGGTACGCCATCCTCGACACCGCCCGCGGTGACGACACGCAGAGCGCGTGGGAGTACCGGCACCAGATCTCGCCGGTGTTCCGTGAATCCGCGCGCCGGGCGTGGGGCGAGGGCTGGGGGACGTTGCTGAACGCCGCTCACCTCGACGCGATCGGCGGCGTGCGGGCGGTGGCGGCAGTGCCGGGCGCGCGTGTCCGGGAGCTCCCGGACGGCCGGGTCTGGGTGACGCTCGGCGACGACCCCGCCGCGGTGCCGGATGCGACGATGCACGCGTTGCACCAGGCGGTGCTGCCCGCGCTGCCGCCCGCCGACGGCGACTACTCGATCGACCGGATGCCGCCGGGCGGCTCCGTCTTCACCGCCATGGCCGCGCGTGCCCGCCGCGTGTCGTCCCCGGCCGCCCTGCGCGAGTCCTGGGAGGCGCAGGCTCAGGCGGCGCGCCTCCGGACGGCCCGGCGGCGCCTTCGGTCCTGTGGGGCACACCGTGGACGCCGGGGTGCCCGACCTCCTGTTCGACCTGGCGGACGGCGCCGCCGCCGACTCGTTCTTCTTCCGAGGCCTGGGCGCCGAGCACGCCGTCCCACTGCTGGCGGCGCTCGACCCCGACGTCCTCGACGCCCGCGCGGGGCCCGGCCCGAGCCTCGGCGCGGCGCTACGAGCCGCGGCCGCGCATCCCGGCGTGGTCCTGCTGACGGGGCACGTGATCGGCCCGTCGCGCGAGGACGAGCGCCTGACGGTCGACGGGCTGGTCGTCAGTGGCGACCCCGTCCTCGACGGCCTCGGCGAGGCCGATGTCGCACGGGCATGGGACCGGGTGGTCGCACTCGGCATCGACGACGCGCTCGCGCCGCCGGACGAGCTGCGGCCACCGAGCTCGAACGAGCCGGACGGCGCCTCGGGGTGGACCGTCTGGTGGGACTGAGCCGGGCGCGTCAGGGCAGGGCGGCCCGCACCAGGGCCATCGCGACGACGCGCAGGTCGGCCCGGGACATCCGGCGCTCCGCCGGCCCGGTGAGCTGGTCCAGCACCACACCGTCGATGCAGCCGGCGAACCAGAGCGCGGTCGTCGCGGGGTCGGCGCAGTCCTGGGTCGCGAGCACCGTGGTCATCGCGTCCCGGAGCCGGTCCCCCGCGGCGTGGAGCTCCGCCGCCAGCTCGGGCCGGCGGCGGGCGTGCAGCAGCAGCTCGTAGCGGGCGAGCTGCCGGTGCGCGTCGACGGTGATCCAGTGCCACATCAGGTCGGCGCCCAGGTCGGCCAGCACCTCCGGGGTCATCCTGCGCTCGGCGACGCCTGCGGCTGCCAGCTCGGCCAGGTCCAGCTCGACCAGGCGTCGGACGCACGCGGCCACCAGCGCGTCACGCGTGCGGAAGTAGTAGCTGGTGGAGCCGAGCGGCACCCCCGCCTCCGCGTCGACCGCCCGGTGGGTCAGTCCACGCAGGCCCTCGCGGGCGATCAGCTGCAGCCCGGCGTCGGCGAGGGCGGACAGGCGGTCTGTTGACATGCCCGCACTCTACGCGCGTAGTGTCCTCGACATCTGTAGAGGACGCTCCGCGAGGAGGAGTGCGATGAGAGTGCAGACCGCGACGCGCATCGGCGGGTGGGCATTCGTCCTGACCGGCGCCGGGCACCTGATCCTGGACACCCTGCTGCCGTCGACGGGCGACCTGCTCGTCCTCGAGCGCCAGATGGCGCGGGTGCTGTTCCCCATGGCGCCCAGCCACAGCATGGCCGACCTCCTGGAGGGCTTCAGCGTCACGATGTCGCTGCTGCTGATCGGCCAGGGACTGTCGGCACTCCTGATGACGCGCCACGGCGCGACGCCCGAGCGGCAGCAGGTCGTCCTCCTGCTCGCGCTGTCCCTGACACTCCTGGTCACCGCGGTGCTGCTGCTCCCGGCTCCGCCGATCGTGCTCATGGCCGTCGCGACCGTCGCGTTCGCGCTGGCGCTCAGCGCGTCGCGTCGTGAGCAGGCAACGGCACCCCGGCCGGCACCCCAGCCGGCGCACCGGACACCGGCCGGGAGCTGACCGCCGTCGCGGGCGTCACTCCGCGGGCGCGTGCCGGTCCAGGAAGCGGTAGACCTCCGTGGTGTCCACGCCGGGGAACACGCCCACCGGGAGGGCGGCGAGCAGGGACGCGTGCGGGCGCGCGCTCGGCCACGACTTGTCGGCCCAGCGCTCCGCCAGGTCGGTCGGAGGCTCCCGGCAGCACATCGGGTCGGGGCACCTGGAGGCCGCCCGCTCGGTGGTCTCCCGGCCGCGGAACCAGCGCACGTGCGCGAACGGGACGCCGACCGACACGGAGAACGCACCCTGCGACGACGGCTGCACGCGGCTGGTGCACCAGTACGTACCGGACGACGTGTCGGTGTACTGGTAGTACGGCGAGAACCGGTCGGGGAGCGTGAAGACCACGCGGGCGGTCCACTGCCGGCAGACGGGCTGGCCCTCGATGGCGCCCAGCGGGTCCGCCGGGAACTTCACGCCGTCGTTCTCGTAGGCCTTGTGCAGCGTGCCGCCCTCGTGGACCTTCATGAAGTGCACCGGGATGCCCAGGTGGCGCGTCGCCAGGTTGGTGAACCGGTGGGCGGCCGTCTCGTACGGCACGGCGAAGGCGTCGCGAAGGTCCTCCACGGACAGCCGACGCTCGGCCTTGGCCTCCTGCAGGAACCGCACGGCGTCGTCCTCGGGCAGCATCAGCGCTGCGGCCACGTAGTTCGCCTCGACCCGCTGGCGCAGGAAGTCGCCGTAGTCCGTGGGCTCGGCGTGGCCGAGCACGTGGCTTGCGAGGGCCTGGAGCAGCGGGGAGCGGGCGTCGCTGGTGCCGGGGTTGCCCTGGGGCAGGTAGATGCGGCCGTGCGCCAGGTCCGTGACGGAGCGCGTGGAGTGCGGCAGGTCGGGCACGTAGTGCAGGTTGAAGCCCAGGTGGGCCGCGATGTCCGCGGTGGCGCGCTGGGAGAGCGGGCCGCCGGGGTGGTCGATGGCATCGAGCAGCCGCCGTGCGTGGTCCTCGAGGTCGGCGAAGTAGTTGTCCTGCGCGCGCATCCGGACGCGCAGGTCGGCGTTGGCGCGCCGGGCCTCCTCGGGTGTCGCCGCGTTCTCCGTGAGCAGCCGCTGGATCTCGGCCTGCAGCCGGACCAGCGCCTCGAGCGCGTCCCCGGGCAGGGATCGTCCGACCTTCACGGGCGGGACGCCCAGCGACGCGAAGAGCGGTCCCCGCTGGGCGCGCTCCAGCTGGACCTCCAGGGCGGCGCGGCGGGTGGGCGGCTCGGTGCGCAGCAGCTCCGAGAGGGGGACGTCGAGGGCCTCCGCCACCTGCGCGAGCAGCGACAGCTTGGGCTCGCGGTGACCGTTCTCCAGCATCGACACCTGCGACGCCGCGCGACCGATCGCCGTGCCGAGGTCGTCGAGCGTCATGTTCCGGCCCGTGCGCAGGTGCCGGATCCGTCGTCCCAGCACCAGCGTGTCCAGGCCGCCGTTGGCCGTCGTCGTCATGCCGTCCACCCTTGCCCGGGGGTGCTGCTTCTGTCCAGGAGAAGGATTGCCGATCTTCTGCGCGCTTACCCCGGGAAGAACCGCGGAAGTCCGAGGAACGTGGTCGTCAGGCCGAAGGGCCGCTGAAGTTCGCCCCGACGACGGAGGACACGATGAGCACGTACAGGCACGGCGACCAGACCGAGACTGCGGCCGAGCTCGCGGCGAGCTGGGACCTCGACGCGC
This window harbors:
- a CDS encoding TetR/AcrR family transcriptional regulator — encoded protein: MSTDRLSALADAGLQLIAREGLRGLTHRAVDAEAGVPLGSTSYYFRTRDALVAACVRRLVELDLAELAAAGVAERRMTPEVLADLGADLMWHWITVDAHRQLARYELLLHARRRPELAAELHAAGDRLRDAMTTVLATQDCADPATTALWFAGCIDGVVLDQLTGPAERRMSRADLRVVAMALVRAALP
- a CDS encoding LIC_13387 family protein, translating into MRVQTATRIGGWAFVLTGAGHLILDTLLPSTGDLLVLERQMARVLFPMAPSHSMADLLEGFSVTMSLLLIGQGLSALLMTRHGATPERQQVVLLLALSLTLLVTAVLLLPAPPIVLMAVATVAFALALSASRREQATAPRPAPQPAHRTPAGS
- a CDS encoding helix-turn-helix transcriptional regulator — encoded protein: MTTTANGGLDTLVLGRRIRHLRTGRNMTLDDLGTAIGRAASQVSMLENGHREPKLSLLAQVAEALDVPLSELLRTEPPTRRAALEVQLERAQRGPLFASLGVPPVKVGRSLPGDALEALVRLQAEIQRLLTENAATPEEARRANADLRVRMRAQDNYFADLEDHARRLLDAIDHPGGPLSQRATADIAAHLGFNLHYVPDLPHSTRSVTDLAHGRIYLPQGNPGTSDARSPLLQALASHVLGHAEPTDYGDFLRQRVEANYVAAALMLPEDDAVRFLQEAKAERRLSVEDLRDAFAVPYETAAHRFTNLATRHLGIPVHFMKVHEGGTLHKAYENDGVKFPADPLGAIEGQPVCRQWTARVVFTLPDRFSPYYQYTDTSSGTYWCTSRVQPSSQGAFSVSVGVPFAHVRWFRGRETTERAASRCPDPMCCREPPTDLAERWADKSWPSARPHASLLAALPVGVFPGVDTTEVYRFLDRHAPAE